A genomic stretch from Telopea speciosissima isolate NSW1024214 ecotype Mountain lineage chromosome 7, Tspe_v1, whole genome shotgun sequence includes:
- the LOC122666857 gene encoding probable methyltransferase PMT26 isoform X1: MAFGKYSRVDGRRSSTSYCSTVTLVVFVALCLVGVWMMTSSSVVPAQNVDLSNQESKSEDIKIEDTKSDVKQQVTENARQFEDNPGDLPEDATKGDSDTHTAQDESTSDVKENTSQSDQTTGNNVKENQEEKTDESDKKKYESEEASKTKSENGGDGKNESGESKQGDGESNPEGGETKTEGGESKTDGQEESKESSEEKKVDSTENENKPETNESSGETKQEDTVNDKIEEKTETNQGKGSEQSSNENEKSETNQDKVSDQSSDENKSDDQAKNQASNEVFPDGAQSEILKETTTQNGAFSTQAVESKNEKEAQQSSSPKDQKEQGGYSWKVCNVTAGPDYIPCLDNWEAIKHLRTTKHYEHRERHCPEEAPTCVVPLPQGYKRSIQWPTSREKIWYYNVPHVKLAEVKGHQNWVKLTGEYLTFPGGGTQFKHGALHYIDFIQDSVPDIAWGKRSRVILDVGCGVASFGGFLFDRDVLTMSLAPKDEHEAQVQFALERGIPAISAVMGTLRLPFPGRVFDVVHCARCRVPWHIEGGKLLLELNRVLRPGGYFVWSATPVYQKLPEDVEIWEAMKTLTKSMCWQLITIKKDKINQVGAAIYQKPSSNECYEKRAQNDPPLCQTSDDPNAAWNVPLQACMHQVPVDPLERGSQWPEQWPPRLEKPPYWLKSSQVGVYGKAAPEDFTTDYDHWKHVVNKSYLNGMGISWSSVRNVMDMRAVYGGFAAALRDMKVWVMNVVPVDSPDTLPIIYERGLFGMYHDWCESFSTYPRSYDLLHADHLFSKLKKRCNLVAVIAEVDRILRPEGKLIVRDNIEIIGEVENMVKSMHWEIRLTYSKDKEGLLCVQKSFWRPTEVETIMSAIA, translated from the exons ATGGCATTTGGAAAATATAGTAGAGTGGATGGCCGGAGGTCATCCACTTCCTACTGTTCAACAGTTACTCTTGTCGTGTTTGTTGCTCTTTGCCTGGTTGGAGTTTGGATGATGACATCCTCTTCCGTAGTTCCTGCTCAAAATGTGGACTTGTCTAATCAGGAGAGCAAAAGCGAAGACATAAAAATTGAAGACACAAAAAGTGATGTAAAACAACAAGTGACTGAGAATGCTCGACAATTTGAAGATAATCCCGGTGATTTACCTGAGGATGCAACGAAAGGAGACAGTGACACCCACACTGCCCAAGATGAAAGCACCTCGGATGTTAAAGAGAACACGAGCCAATCTGACCAGACGACAGGGAATAATGTCAAGGAAAACCAAGAAGAGAAAACTGACGAAAGtgataagaaaaaatatgaatcAGAAGAAGCATCCAAAACTAAGTCTGAAAATGGTGGGGATGGAAAAAATGAAAGTGGAGAATCAAAGCAAGGTGATGGAGAGTCAAATCCTGAAGGaggagaaacaaaaacagaaggTGGTGAATCGAAGACTGATGGACAGGAAGAATCAAAGGAGAGCTCAGAAGAGAAAAAAGTGGACTCCActgagaatgagaataaaccAGAAACAAACGAGAGCTCAGGTGAAACTAAGCAGGAGGATACGGTGAACGATAAGATAGAGGAGAAAACTGAGACAAATCAAGGTAAGGGATCTGAGCAAAGCTCTAATGAGAACGAGAAATCTG AAACCAATCAAGACAAAGTATCAGATCAAAGCTCTGATGAGAACAAGTCAGATGACCAGGCAAAGAACCAGGCCTCGAATGAAGTATTTCCTGATGGGGCGCAGTCAGAGATCCTAAAGGAGACTACCACTCAAAATGGTGCGTTCTCAACTCAAGCTGTTGAGTCAAAGAATGAGAAGGAAGCTCAGCAATCTTCTTCACCTAAGGACCAAAAAGAACAAGGTGGATACAGCTGGAAAGTCTGTAATGTCACTGCTGGCCCAGATTACATTCCTTGCTTAGACAATTGGGAAGCTATTAAGCATCTTCGGACTACTAAGCACTATGAACATCGAGAAAGGCACTGCCCTGAGGAAGCCCCCACTTGCGTTGTTCCTCTACCTCAGGGATACAAGCGTTCAATTCAGTGGCCTACAAGCAGGGAAAAG ATATGGTACTACAATGTTCCCCATGTCAAGCTTGCAGAGGTGAAGGGGCATCAGAATTGGGTGAAACTTACAGGAGAGTATCTTACTTTTCCAGGTGGTGGAACTCAATTTAAGCATGGCGCTCTTCATTACATAGATTTCATTCAGGAC TCTGTACCTGACATAGCATGGGGAAAACGCTCCCGTGTTATATTGGATGTTGGATGTGGGGTGGCCAGCTTTGGGGGATTTCTCTTCGACAGAGATGTTCTTACCATGTCTCTTGCTCCCAAGGATGAACATGAAGCGCAAGTGCAATTTGCGCTTGAACGGGGAATCCCTGCAATTTCAGCTGTGATGGGAACCCTGAGACTACCCTTCCCTGGTAGGGTGTTTGATGTTGTCCATTGTGCACGCTGTAGGGTACCTTGGCATATTGAAG GGGGTAAGCTTCTTTTGGAGCTAAATCGTGTTTTGCGACCTGGTGGTTACTTCGTGTGGTCTGCTACTCCAGTGTACCAAAAACTCCCTGAAGATGTGGAAATTTGGGAAG CCATGAAGACGTTAACAAAGTCAATGTGCTGGCAGCTGATTACAAttaaaaaggataaaattaACCAAGTTGGTGCAGCAATATATCAGAAACCTAGTTCAAATGAGTGCTATGAGAAAAGAGCACAAAATGATCCTCCACTTTGTCAAACCTCTGATGACCCAAATGCAGCTTG GAATGTGCCATTGCAGGCATGCATGCACCAAGTCCCTGTAGATCCATTAGAGCGTGGGTCTCAATGGCCAGAGCAATGGCCTCCAAGGCTGGAGAAACCACCATACTGGTTGAAGAGTTCTCAGGTTGGAGTTTATGGTAAAGCAGCTCCAGAAGATTTCACCACAGACTATGATCATTGGAAACATGTTGTAAACAAATCATATCTGAATGGGATGGGAATCAGCTGGTCATCAGTGAGGAATGTCATGGATATGAGAGCCGTTTATGGAGG TTTTGCTGCGGCTCTTCGAGATATGAAAGTGTGGGTCATGAATGTGGTTCCTGTTGATTCTCCTGATACACTTCCCATCATATATGAGAGGGGTCTATTTGGGATGTATCATGACTGGTGTGAATCGTTCAGCACCTATCCAAGATCTTATGACCTTCTCCATGCAGATCATCTCTTTTCTAAGCTCAAAAAGAG GTGTAACTTAGTAGCTGTGATAGCTGAGGTTGATCGGATACTCAGGCCTGAAGGGAAACTGATTGTTCGTGACAATATTGAGATCATCGGTGAGGTCGAGAACATGGTTAAGTCCATGCACTGGGAGATCCGTTTGACTTACTCTAAGGACAAGGAAGGCTTGCTTTGTGTCCAGAAATCTTTCTGGCGGCCAACAGAGGTGGAGACAATCATGTCGGCTATTGCTTAA
- the LOC122666857 gene encoding probable methyltransferase PMT26 isoform X2 — protein MAFGKYSRVDGRRSSTSYCSTVTLVVFVALCLVGVWMMTSSSVVPAQNVDLSNQESKSEDIKIEDTKSDVKQQVTENARQFEDNPGDLPEDATKGDSDTHTAQDESTSDVKENTSQSDQTTGNNVKENQEEKTDESDKKKYESEEASKTKSENGGDGKNESGESKQGDGESNPEGGETKTEGGESKTDGQEESKESSEEKKVDSTENENKPETNESSGETKQEDTVNDKIEENDENKSDDQAKNQASNEVFPDGAQSEILKETTTQNGAFSTQAVESKNEKEAQQSSSPKDQKEQGGYSWKVCNVTAGPDYIPCLDNWEAIKHLRTTKHYEHRERHCPEEAPTCVVPLPQGYKRSIQWPTSREKIWYYNVPHVKLAEVKGHQNWVKLTGEYLTFPGGGTQFKHGALHYIDFIQDSVPDIAWGKRSRVILDVGCGVASFGGFLFDRDVLTMSLAPKDEHEAQVQFALERGIPAISAVMGTLRLPFPGRVFDVVHCARCRVPWHIEGGKLLLELNRVLRPGGYFVWSATPVYQKLPEDVEIWEAMKTLTKSMCWQLITIKKDKINQVGAAIYQKPSSNECYEKRAQNDPPLCQTSDDPNAAWNVPLQACMHQVPVDPLERGSQWPEQWPPRLEKPPYWLKSSQVGVYGKAAPEDFTTDYDHWKHVVNKSYLNGMGISWSSVRNVMDMRAVYGGFAAALRDMKVWVMNVVPVDSPDTLPIIYERGLFGMYHDWCESFSTYPRSYDLLHADHLFSKLKKRCNLVAVIAEVDRILRPEGKLIVRDNIEIIGEVENMVKSMHWEIRLTYSKDKEGLLCVQKSFWRPTEVETIMSAIA, from the exons ATGGCATTTGGAAAATATAGTAGAGTGGATGGCCGGAGGTCATCCACTTCCTACTGTTCAACAGTTACTCTTGTCGTGTTTGTTGCTCTTTGCCTGGTTGGAGTTTGGATGATGACATCCTCTTCCGTAGTTCCTGCTCAAAATGTGGACTTGTCTAATCAGGAGAGCAAAAGCGAAGACATAAAAATTGAAGACACAAAAAGTGATGTAAAACAACAAGTGACTGAGAATGCTCGACAATTTGAAGATAATCCCGGTGATTTACCTGAGGATGCAACGAAAGGAGACAGTGACACCCACACTGCCCAAGATGAAAGCACCTCGGATGTTAAAGAGAACACGAGCCAATCTGACCAGACGACAGGGAATAATGTCAAGGAAAACCAAGAAGAGAAAACTGACGAAAGtgataagaaaaaatatgaatcAGAAGAAGCATCCAAAACTAAGTCTGAAAATGGTGGGGATGGAAAAAATGAAAGTGGAGAATCAAAGCAAGGTGATGGAGAGTCAAATCCTGAAGGaggagaaacaaaaacagaaggTGGTGAATCGAAGACTGATGGACAGGAAGAATCAAAGGAGAGCTCAGAAGAGAAAAAAGTGGACTCCActgagaatgagaataaaccAGAAACAAACGAGAGCTCAGGTGAAACTAAGCAGGAGGATACGGTGAACGATAAGATAGAGGAGAA TGATGAGAACAAGTCAGATGACCAGGCAAAGAACCAGGCCTCGAATGAAGTATTTCCTGATGGGGCGCAGTCAGAGATCCTAAAGGAGACTACCACTCAAAATGGTGCGTTCTCAACTCAAGCTGTTGAGTCAAAGAATGAGAAGGAAGCTCAGCAATCTTCTTCACCTAAGGACCAAAAAGAACAAGGTGGATACAGCTGGAAAGTCTGTAATGTCACTGCTGGCCCAGATTACATTCCTTGCTTAGACAATTGGGAAGCTATTAAGCATCTTCGGACTACTAAGCACTATGAACATCGAGAAAGGCACTGCCCTGAGGAAGCCCCCACTTGCGTTGTTCCTCTACCTCAGGGATACAAGCGTTCAATTCAGTGGCCTACAAGCAGGGAAAAG ATATGGTACTACAATGTTCCCCATGTCAAGCTTGCAGAGGTGAAGGGGCATCAGAATTGGGTGAAACTTACAGGAGAGTATCTTACTTTTCCAGGTGGTGGAACTCAATTTAAGCATGGCGCTCTTCATTACATAGATTTCATTCAGGAC TCTGTACCTGACATAGCATGGGGAAAACGCTCCCGTGTTATATTGGATGTTGGATGTGGGGTGGCCAGCTTTGGGGGATTTCTCTTCGACAGAGATGTTCTTACCATGTCTCTTGCTCCCAAGGATGAACATGAAGCGCAAGTGCAATTTGCGCTTGAACGGGGAATCCCTGCAATTTCAGCTGTGATGGGAACCCTGAGACTACCCTTCCCTGGTAGGGTGTTTGATGTTGTCCATTGTGCACGCTGTAGGGTACCTTGGCATATTGAAG GGGGTAAGCTTCTTTTGGAGCTAAATCGTGTTTTGCGACCTGGTGGTTACTTCGTGTGGTCTGCTACTCCAGTGTACCAAAAACTCCCTGAAGATGTGGAAATTTGGGAAG CCATGAAGACGTTAACAAAGTCAATGTGCTGGCAGCTGATTACAAttaaaaaggataaaattaACCAAGTTGGTGCAGCAATATATCAGAAACCTAGTTCAAATGAGTGCTATGAGAAAAGAGCACAAAATGATCCTCCACTTTGTCAAACCTCTGATGACCCAAATGCAGCTTG GAATGTGCCATTGCAGGCATGCATGCACCAAGTCCCTGTAGATCCATTAGAGCGTGGGTCTCAATGGCCAGAGCAATGGCCTCCAAGGCTGGAGAAACCACCATACTGGTTGAAGAGTTCTCAGGTTGGAGTTTATGGTAAAGCAGCTCCAGAAGATTTCACCACAGACTATGATCATTGGAAACATGTTGTAAACAAATCATATCTGAATGGGATGGGAATCAGCTGGTCATCAGTGAGGAATGTCATGGATATGAGAGCCGTTTATGGAGG TTTTGCTGCGGCTCTTCGAGATATGAAAGTGTGGGTCATGAATGTGGTTCCTGTTGATTCTCCTGATACACTTCCCATCATATATGAGAGGGGTCTATTTGGGATGTATCATGACTGGTGTGAATCGTTCAGCACCTATCCAAGATCTTATGACCTTCTCCATGCAGATCATCTCTTTTCTAAGCTCAAAAAGAG GTGTAACTTAGTAGCTGTGATAGCTGAGGTTGATCGGATACTCAGGCCTGAAGGGAAACTGATTGTTCGTGACAATATTGAGATCATCGGTGAGGTCGAGAACATGGTTAAGTCCATGCACTGGGAGATCCGTTTGACTTACTCTAAGGACAAGGAAGGCTTGCTTTGTGTCCAGAAATCTTTCTGGCGGCCAACAGAGGTGGAGACAATCATGTCGGCTATTGCTTAA